A stretch of DNA from Phaenicophaeus curvirostris isolate KB17595 chromosome 21, BPBGC_Pcur_1.0, whole genome shotgun sequence:
GTGGGTCCCGCTGCGCGTTGAGAGCGGAGGAGCCGTTCCCCGGGGGTCCCGGTAGCCCCGCCGGAGAAGGTCACCTTTCCCCGGGGtagggcggcggcgggggctcGGCTCGGTGccacccaccccccaccccgggggTCCCGACTGAGCCCCTCGGTCGTCCCACCTGAGCCCCTCGGTCTCGCCACCGGGGCTGGGGCGCGGTCCGCGGGGCAGGGGGGTCCCGGTGGGGCGGGGccgctccccccaccccgggggTGACCTTCACTCCCGCCCCGGGCGGGGCAGACTTTGCCCCGGGGCCGCTCCCCGGCGTGGGCACCGACCGGAGCATCCCGGACGGCGGGGGAGAGCGGCGGGACCGGCTTTCCCGGGGAACAGCGAGGCGGGGGCCGTCCCGGTTACCGAGGGGGCGGTTTAACCgaagggagaggctggggggTGACCCGGTTAAACCGGGAGGGCGGCTCAGCGGGGTTTCACGCCCCCCCGCCCGGGGCCGGGGTTGGAGGAGGGGGGGTGTGCCGGTACCGGGAGGGGCTGGCGGGGAGCGGGGCCCCCGGGGCCGGTGTCTGGGCGGCGGGTGCTGATTCACGGGCCGGCGGGGGTGGAGCAGGGCCGGGACCCGCCGCCTGGAATCCGGGCCAGATGGACCCGGCACGCCTGGAATGCTTGGAATCCCCGAGCCCCGGCGCGGCCCTCCCCCCCTCGGGGCACCGGCAGCCCCCGGCCCCGcacagcccccaccccccccgggacccccggtgtgtcccccagcatccccgCAGCCCCCTGCCCCCACACCGGGTACCATCCCTACAGCCCCCCGGGAGCCTCCTCCCCCCATCCCGGTGCCACCGGGACCCCGGGggcctccctgcagccccctccgACAGCCCCACCGGGACCCCCAGGGCTTCCCCGGGACCCCCAGGGCTTCCCCGCCGGCCTCCCCGGGACCCCCGAGGCCTTTGCgggggggatgctctggggcaGCTGCCCAGGGTGGCTGCCCAGGAGGCCTCTCAGGTCCGTCTGTCCCCCCACCAGGTCCGTCCGTCCCCCCAGCAGGGTCAGACCCCCGGGGCTTTCCCCGCATCCAGTCCAAGCGCTGAGCTGTGCGGAACAGgggtggttttatttcttatttccctGCGTGGAAGGGGAAGCGGCGGGGTGCTGtgccagccccagggctggcatcctcctcttcctcctcctcctcctcctcctcctcctcctgtgacCAAATCCCATGGAAGAAGGGCCGCGCTCCCCCAAATTCCCTCGCCGGAGGCTTGGCAGCAGCCGCCTGACGAAGCGTCTTCCCCGGCCGGCGGCTGGATCCGGGCCAGGTGGGCCCCTGCCAGCGTGGATGCCGGAGGTGAGCGGCCAGGGAATGCCTTAACCCCTACCTGCGGCAGCCTCCGCCGGAGCAGGTCGCCTCATCTCTTATTTTCCGGCAGAAACGGCCTCGATTTCCCTGCCCGCTGAGTTTTTGGGGCCGCCTGTGGGTGCTGGAGCCGCTGCGCCATCGGGAAGCGAAGCCGATGctctgggagaggggagggatgggaagagCGGAGGTTGGATCCCCTGCCACGGCGGCGGGTGATCCTGCGGGGTCTCAGCCctgtggggaaggaggaggcggTGGATCTGGACTTGGTGGGGGAgaggagcatctctgctgcctCGAACGGCGTCTGGGGGCGACGGCTGAGCTCGGCAGGGTGCGATCCTGGCTCTGACGCGTGTGTTCCCCCTTCCAGGTGCTGCCGCGCCGCCCCGCTCCTGGCTAACCAGCACCAGTTCTTCAGTGGCGAGCTTTATGTCCTTCTCAGTAGCTAAAGCTGCCAGTTGAAGAACTGTTGAATGTAGCCACTCTCTTCTCGTCACCGGAACCTTTGGATACCGGCTGGACCCACGCCCTGAGCAACCAGGATGAGCAACCAGGTGGATTTGAGGGCTAAGGATGAGCTCAATCGGGATGAAGAAGCCTCCTTGCCACCTCCAAAGAGCATCTTGGCTGGGGGTTGCCCGGCAGCCCTGCCAGCGGGGCTGGTGAACGCGGTCACCCCTGCTGGTGGGGCGGCCGAGACGACTGGAGAAGACCAAAAGAGGCATtaaactttctcttctcctcaaCAGTTCGATTTTAGGAAGTTTATTGCCCCTGGGGTGCCCGGATCTGCTGGGtgggagggtgctgggggggctgtAGCGCTGGAGCTCAGTCTCCAGCCGATGCCGCATCGGGGTCCACGAGTGGAGGGTTGGTTGTTCGGGTCCCCTTGGTTTGTCCTGAGCGAGAGGTGACCTGAGGCTGGGCGTAGGGCATGGGACCatcctgctgctgagctcaAGAGCAGGATTAATCCTGCAGCGTGCCAGGCTGTGGGATGGAGCCCGGGGAGAGGGCTGGCTGCACGCCCACGCTGCCCTGGTGTGGGTCGGGGCTGGAGCGCGGTGGGTGACTCAGGGACGAGTCACGCACGACTCCAGACGTCTGTTCCGGGAAGCGCCATCCCGCAAGGCTGAGCAGCTCTGACTGCAGCCAGCCCTGGGGCAGCGCCAGGATTCCAGGTGTTTGGAGCTGGAAGCGCTGAGAAGGGCCCAGGTGAATCTTGCTGGGCTCCTCCACGGTCCAGGCTGTGCCCTGAAGGGGACCTGGAAGCTGCTCCCCGGGATGGAGATGCCCCATGGAGTGCAGGGTGAAACATCTCTGCGGACCCAGCGAGGGCTCCTGGGAgcctctgcacccccagagGTGCCTCTCCCACGGGATTGCCAAGGCTCCCGCCTCCCAGGCTGCCGGGGAGGCCGAGGAGCGTCTGCGCTGCTGCTCCTCGCGGGTGCCAGGAAGCGTGTGGCTCATCCCAGCTCGGCGAGCAGGCGCAGAGGAATGACCTTGGGCTGAACCAAGGCTGCGCAGCCTTGGCGAAATCTGCCTGTCCACCCTCCACCAAATTTTGGCACCCAGCGATGAGCAGAAAAGGGCCTGGTGTCCACTCAGTGGTAGAAGCGGAGCAGAGCTGTTGTCCTGGGGTCCGTCCTTCTTATATAAAGCTTGGTCTGTGCTTGCTGACGGCTGCAAGAAGAGTTTATTTGGGCTTCGAGAAGAGTTTCTCCAGTTTTGACCTGGAGAGAGTGGGGCTACTGAAGCCACATGGATTGCTCTCTAAGCAGAAAGGACCATGGATCACGACTCCAGCTCGAGGCAGAGCCGCTCTCTgctcccacagctgctctgctgcaggtttGTACC
This window harbors:
- the LOC138729816 gene encoding protein alan shepard-like; amino-acid sequence: MPGAPPNYNSRRAPRQGAPLVGGARRSRRGGGSGGGGAGGTGGLSRAGQVRPSPQQGQTPGAFPASSPSAELCGTGVVLFLISLRGRGSGGVLCQPQGWHPPLPPPPPPPPPPVTKSHGRRAALPQIPSPEAWQQPPDEASSPAGGWIRARWAPASVDAGGAAAPPRSWLTSTSSSVASFMSFSVAKAAS